In Malania oleifera isolate guangnan ecotype guangnan chromosome 8, ASM2987363v1, whole genome shotgun sequence, a single window of DNA contains:
- the LOC131162416 gene encoding protein PLASTID MOVEMENT IMPAIRED 1: MAADHQHQGSKNSSNQLLEELEALSQSLYQSHASATRRTASLALPRTPAPSVSSVDKKNEEKPSARPLARRMSLSPWRSRPKLDDENEQQRDQTKVSNQKQSRKFDDSVEKKGLWSWKPIRAISHIGMQKLSCLFSVEVVSVQGLPASMNGLRLSVCVRKKETKDGAVHTMPSRVSEGAADFEETMFLRCHVYCSSPGNGKQLKFEPRPFLIYVFAVDAKELDFGRSSVDLSLLIQESIEKSLEGTRVRQWDISFDLLGKAKGGELVLKLGFQIMEKGGGVDIYSQAEGLKLGTSKNFSSSYARKQSKSSFSVPSPRMTSRAEAWSPLQVGAAADFQAIDHLNLDEPGPSAEQKSEEPEPKMEETDLPEFEVVDKGVEVQDKKEEDQMGERKEKSEEKLLSQEIVKEVVHDQVHLNRLTELDSIAQQIKALESMMREENAVKTEVEIESHRLDADEETVTREFLQMLEDEEANQFKLDRPDIDIPSLKLGGEEDSGKADQSKVFLPDLATGVGCVVQTKHGGYLAAMNPLDTAVSRKDTPKLAMQISKPLVLPSHESIRGFELFQMMAAIGLEELSTEVLSSMPMDELMGKTAEQVAFEGIASAIIHGRSKEGASSSAARTISAVKTMATAMSRGRKDRIATGIWNISEDPLTADEILAFSMQKIETMAVEALKIQAEMAEEEPPFDVSAVIGDRRKDQNHPLTSATSLEDFMKKSSLAVADGEPDHNTANITLSVIVQLRDPQQRYEAVGGPMIALVHAAVSDTNVKHGKYEEENRFKLASLHVGGIKVRSGGKRNVWDSEKHRLTAMQWLVAYGLGKAGAKKGKHIISKGEDLLWSISSRVMADMWLKPMRNPDIKFSK, from the coding sequence ATGGCAGCTGATCATCAGCACCAAGGCAGCAAAAACTCCAGTAACCAGCTCTTGGAAGAACTAGAAGCACTCAGTCAATCCCTCTACCAATCCCACGCTTCAGCCACCAGACGAACTGCCTCCCTCGCTCTTCCTCGGACTCCGGCTCCCTCGGTTTCTTCCGTCGATAAGAAAAATGAGGAGAAACCCAGTGCAAGACCGCTTGCCCGGCGCATGTCCTTGTCGCCCTGGCGGTCTCGGCCGAAACTCGATGACGAAAACGAGCAGCAGAGAGATCAGACAAAGGTCTCGAATCAGAAACAAAGCAGAAAATTTGATGATTCAGTGGAGAAGAAAGGACTCTGGAGCTGGAAGCCAATTCGAGCAATTTCCCATATTGGGATGCAGAAGCTGAGCTGCCTGTTCTCGGTGGAAGTAGTCAGCGTCCAAGGCCTTCCTGCTTCAATGAATGGCCTTCGGCTCTCAGTTTGTGTTAGGAAGAAAGAAACCAAGGATGGGGCAGTTCATACAATGCCATCGAGAGTTTCAGAGGGAGCTGCTGATTTTGAAGAGACGATGTTTCTTAGATGCCATGTTTATTGCAGTAGTCCTGGCAATGGGAAGCAGCTAAAATTTGAGCCCCGACCGTTTTTGATTTACGTATTTGCAGTTGATGCAAAGGAGCTTGATTTTGGAAGAAGTTCTGTGGATTTGAGTCTCCTAATTCAGGAATCCATTGAGAAGAGCTTGGAAGGTACACGTGTTCGGCAGTGGGATATAAGCTTCGATCTACTGGGAAAGGCTAAAGGAGGAGAGCTTGTTCTTAAGTTGGGGTTTCAAATTATGGAGAAAGGTGGAGGGGTTGACATTTACAGTCAGGCTGAGGGATTGAAGTTAGGTACATCTAAGAATTTCTCATCCTCTTATGCTCGTAAGCAATCGAAATCATCATTTAGTGTCCCAAGTCCGAGGATGACAAGCCGGGCAGAGGCTTGGAGTCCTTTACAGGTAGGAGCAGCAGCTGATTTTCAGGCGATTGATCATTTGAATCTTGATGAACCTGGTCCCTCTGCTGAGCAGAAGTCTGAAGAACCAGAACCGAAGATGGAAGAAACTGACCTCCCAGAATTTGAAGTTGTGGATAAGGGAGTTGAAGTGCAAGACAAAAAAGAAGAGGATCAAAtgggagaaagaaaagaaaaatccgAAGAAAAATTGTTGTCACAAGAGATTGTTAAGGAAGTCGTGCATGATCAAGTCCACTTGAATAGATTAACAGAGCTTGATTCAATTGCTCAGCAGATAAAAGCTCTGGAATCTATGATGAGAGAAGAAAATGCTGTCAAGACAGAAGTAGAAATTGAATCGCATAGACTGGATGCGGATGAAGAAACAGTCACGAGGGAATTTCTGCAGATGCTTGAGGATGAAGAGGCCAACCAATTCAAACTTGATCGACCCGATATTGATATCCCTTCTTTGAAGCTGGGTGGAGAGGAGGATTCTGGTAAAGCAGATCAATCAAAGGTATTTCTCCCAGACCTTGCAACGGGCGTGGGCTGCGTGGTTCAAACGAAGCACGGAGGCTACTTAGCTGCCATGAATCCTCTTGACACTGCAGTATCAAGGAAAGACACTCCGAAACTTGCAATGCAGATATCAAAACCATTGGTTCTCCCATCACATGAATCCATTAGGGGGTTTGAGTTGTTTCAGATGATGGCAGCTATTGGGCTTGAAGAACTTAGCACTGAGGTTCTATCTTCAATGCCCATGGATGAATTGATGGGCAAAACTGCAGAACAGGTAGCTTTTGAAGGCATCGCTTCAGCAATTATCCACGGTAGGAGCAAAGAAGGCGCAAGCTCAAGCGCTGCCCGTACCATTTCTGCAGTAAAAACTATGGCAACTGCCATGAGTAGAGGTAGGAAAGACAGGATTGCAACTGGGATTTGGAACATCAGTGAAGACCCACTGACTGCAGATGAAATTCTGGCATTCTCAATGCAGAAGATTGAGACTATGGCAGTTGAAGCTCTAAAAATTCAAGCAGAAATGGCTGAAGAAGAACCCCCCTTTGATGTTTCTGCAGTCATAGGTGATCGCAGGAAAGATCAAAACCACCCCCTAACTTCTGCCACTTCACTAGAGGATTTCATGAAAAAAAGCAGTTTGGCTGTGGCAGATGGTGAACCTGATCACAACACAGCAAACATCACACTATCAGTGATTGTCCAACTTCGGGATCCGCAGCAAAGATATGAGGCAGTTGGAGGACCGATGATAGCCTTAGTTCATGCCGCAGTTTCTGATACCAATGTCAAACATGGAAAGTATGAGGAGGAAAATAGGTTTAAACTGGCGAGTCTGCATGTTGGAGGCATCAAAGTGAGAAGTGGAGGGAAGAGGAATGTTTGGGACAGTGAGAAGCATAGGCTAACGGCAATGCAGTGGCTGGTGGCTTATGGGCTGGGAAAGGCAGGTGCCAAAAAAGGAAAACACATAATCTCAAAGGGCGAAGATTTGTTGTGGAGCATTTCCTCACGTGTAATGGCAGACATGTGGCTCAAGCCAATGAGGAATCCAGACATAAAGTTCTCAAAGTAG